The Streptomyces sp. 135 sequence GGCCGGCGCGGGCGGCGTAGTAGACCAGGGTGCGCGCGTAGGCACCCGCCACTCCCACGTCGTTGGTGCGGTCCACGACCGAGACGTGCAGCCCTGAGTTGGCGCCCGGCCGCGAGGGGTTCCAGGTGTCGGGCTGCCCGGACCAGCTGAGCGTCGAGGGGAAGAGGTAGGACCCGTCGGAGTTGACGCTCGTGTGCGCGAGCGCCCACGTCACCCACTTGTCGAGGACGGCCTTGGCGTCCGCGGCGCCCGTCTGGTGGTAGTACGCGGCGACCCGCTCCATCGACCAGGCCTGGAAGCCGAACCACTGGTTGGACGGCGGGTCGTGGTAGACGGGCTTCTCGTCGTAGTACATGCCGTAGAACGTGGGCGTGCCGGCCGGCGGCGTGGCGTAGCGGCCCTGCCAGCTGTTGGTCGCGCCGCCCGCGATCGCGCCCTCCGCGGACTGGAGCCAGCGGTAGAACTCCAGCTGCCGCTTCAGGCTCTGCGCCCAGTCGGCCCTGCCGGTCGCCGACTTGGGCGCGAGGGGCGCGTACGAGGAGAGGGCGTGCGCGGCGAGGGGGTTCTGGTAGCCGCCGTGGCTGTGGCTGCAGCCGATGCGCCATGCCCAGCCCGCCGAGGTGTCCAGGGCGCCGCCCCACGCGTAGTACCAGGACAGCAGGTAGTGCGCGCTGTTCTTGCCGCCGCCGGGCGCGCAGCCGGACGGTGACGTGCAGTCGCCGACCTTCTTGAAGTACTTGTCGAACAGCGCGTAGCGCAGGTAGTCGCCCATCTTGGCGGCCTTCGCGACGGTCGCCGCGACCTGCCCCTGCTTGCCCTGCGCGGTGGCCCACTTGTGCGCCCAGTACGCGGCCTGCACGGCACGCGCGTCGGCGTCGGGGGCGTTGGTGAACTTCCACTGCCGGGCGTACGAGGCGTCGCCGGTGAACAGGTCGAGGTAGCCGTTCCTGCCGCCGTGCGTGAAGTCGTCGCGGCAGGGGTGCGGGACCGTCTCCCAGACCGACTCCTGGGGGCCGCGCTGGAAGGTGTTGATGTACGTCGGAGCGGTGCCCGCGCCCCCCAGGCCGTAGGTGTTGTCGACGTCCTGGAGCCAGTGCATGCCGTAGATGTCGTCGGTGCCGTACGCGCTCCTCAGCTCGGCCGCGAGGGGGTCGGAACCAGCGGCGACAGAGGGGTCAAGAGGGGCCGGGTACTGCGCGGGTGTATCCCGCTCGGGCGCGTACGTAGCCGGTTTCGCCGCATTGTAGAAACTGTTCGTCGGCTGGTCCGCGCGGGTGGGGATCATGAATTTCTCCATGGTTTCCCACGCCGAGTTGAACCGGGTCCAGTCACCGGTGACCTTGCCGTACATGGCCTGGAGCCATATCAGATAGCTGTACGCCTCCGAAGTCGTCTCATGGCCGTGATCGGGCGCTTCGACAATGAGCGTCTCGACGGAGTGGTACGGAATGCCCTCTGGCGAGAAATAGCCGTTGGCGGGGTTGGTGATCTTTCCGTAGAGGTCGAGGAAACGCTGTTCATAGGGAGTGGCCGCCGCCGAAACCTCCCGCGCGTGGGCGGCCTGACCTGCGGGTCCGAGGCCGGCGGCGACGGGGATCGCGGCCGCGGCGGCGCCGATGGCCAGAACTCTGCGGCGGCTGAGTTCTGGTCGTGATTCGCCGGGTTCGGGGAAAGAACGCATGGGGGTGTCCTTCTTCCGGTGAGGGTGGGAGCGCTCCCAAAGTCCTTGTGCGACCAGAGGTTGTCAAGACTGCTGGCGTGAATCGAGTTGTCGAATCCATTCGACGGGACGGCCGGAAAAATTCCGGGAAACGCGGCAACCCTTTCGCTGTCCGGCGGTGACTCCACGTCAGAGCCCCGCCCTTACCGGCCGAAGACCGAACGACCGACAGACCGACAGGCCGAAGGACCGACGGACCGACAAGGAGTCGCCATGACGCGGCACCCCCCGCTCCTGTCCCGACCGCTCAGCACGCACCGCCCGCGCCACCCGCTCGGAACGCGCCACCCACGCCGCCTCCTGCGGTCGCTCGCCGTCCTGGCGGGCGCCCTCCTCCTCGCGGGAGGCCTCACGTCCCCCGTGGCCGCGCGCCCCGCCGCGGCCGCACCGCCACCCGTCCTGCACGTCGAGGGCAACCGCCTCGTCGGCCCGGACGGCGCCGCCCACCGCCTCCTCGGGGTCAACCGCTCCGGGGGAGAGTTCGCCTGCGTCCAGGGCTGGGGCATCTTCGACGGCCCCGTCGACGACGCCTCGGTCAAGGCCATCGCGGACTGGAACGCCAACACCGTGCGCATCCCCCTCAACGAGGAGTGCTGGCTCGGCACCGCCAACATCGACCCCCGCTACCGGGGCGCCGCCTACCGCACCGCCATCGACGGCCTGGTCCAGCGCGTCCAGGCGCACGGCATGACCCCGGTCCTCGAACTGCACTGGACCCACGGCCGCTACACCGGCAACTCCGCCGGCTGCCACGACGTCCATGCGAGCTGCCAGAAGCCCATGCCGGGCGCCGCGCACACCCCCGCGTTCTGGACCTCGGTGGCGAACACGTACAAGAGCGACCCCGAGGTCGTCTTCGACCTCTTCAACGAGCCCTATCCGGACCGCGCGACCCCCACCACCGCCCAGGCATGGGCCTGTTGGCGCGACGGCGGCACCTGCCCCGGCATCGACTACGAGGTCGCCGGGATGCAGGACCTGCTGGACGCCGTACGGGGTACGGGGGCCCGCAATCTCGTCCTGACCGCCGGCATCGCGTACTCCAACGACCTCAGCGGCTGGCTGGAGCACGCGCCCCACGACCCGGCGGGCAATCTCGCCGCGGCCTGGCACGTCTACAACTTCAACGCCTGCGCCGACGAGAGCTGCTGGAACCGCACCCTCGCCCCCGTCGCCGACCGCGTCCCGCTCGTCGCGGGCGAGATCGGCGAGAACACCTGCTCCCACGGCTTCGTCGACCGCGTCATGAAGTGGTTCGACGACCGCCGGCTCTCCTACCTCGGCTGGACCTGGAACGCCTGGGACTGCTCATCGGGCCCGGCCCTGATCCGCTCCTACGACGGCACACCCACCCCGTTCGGCATCGGGCTGCGCGACCATCTGCGCGCCCTCGAGCACCGCGACCGCACACGCGGACCGCGCTGCCAAGCGGCACCGCCGCCACACCCACGCGCCACCGCGCGCCGCCCGCGTCGTGCAGTACGGATCGACCCTGCCCGGCCGGGACTGCGCGGCCCTCGCCTCCAACGGCGAACTCGGCCCGACCGAGATCGACCGCTACAAGCGGGACTACATCGACCCGATCGCGAGGATCCTCGGCGAGGCCAAGTACGCGAACCTGCGCATCGTCACGACCATCGAGATCGACTCGCTGCCCAACCTCGTCACCAACACCGGCGGCCGGCCCACCGCGACCCCCGCCTGTGACGTGATGAAGGCCAACGGCAACTACGTGAAGGGCGTCGGCTACGCCCTCAAGCAGCTGGGCGCCGTGCCCAACGTCTACAACTACGTGGACGCGGGCCACCACGGCTGGATCGGCTGGGACGACAACTTCGCCGCCTCCGCGCAGGTCTTCCACCAGGCCGCCACCGCCGAGGGCAGCACCGTCGACAACGTCCACGGCTTCATCACCAACACCGCCAACTACAGCGCCCTGAAGGAGGAGAACTTCCGGATCGGCGACACGGTCGGCGGCCGTTCGGTCCGCGAGTCGAAGTGGGTCGACTGGAACCGCTACACCGACGAGCTCTCCTTCGCCCAGGCCTTCCGCAACCAACTGGTGTCCACCGGCTTCCGGTCCGACATCGGCATGCTCATCGACACCTCCCGCAACGGCTGGGGCGGCACGGCACGGCCCACCCGGCCGGGCCCGACCACGGACGTCGACTCCTACGTCAACGGCGGCCGCTACGACCGCCGTATCCACGTCGGCAACTGGTGCAACCAGTCGGGCGCGGGCCTCGGCGAGCGCCCCAAGGCCGCACCGGCGGCCGGCATCGACGCCTACGTCTGGATGAAGCCGCCGGGCGAGTCCGACGGCTCCAGCAAGGAGATCCCGAACGACGAGGGCAAGGGCTTCGACCGCATGTGCGACCCCACCTATGAGGGCAACGCGCGCAACAATTACAGCAAGTCCGGTGCCCTGCCGAACGCGCCGGTCTCGGGACACTGGTTCTCCGCCCAGTTCCAGGAGCTCCTGAAGAACGCGCACCCGGCGGTCTGACCGCCCCTTGGGGCGCCCCGCCCCTGCTCAACGGAGTCGAAGCGCTTCGACTCAGCGTATGGACAGGCCAGGGGCGCCCCTTTAGGGTCGGTCGCATCGTCCCGTCGTCCCCTTCAGGAGAGCCGCATGGTCACCCTCGCCGAGGTCGCCAGGCACGCCGGAGTCTCGGCCAGCACGGTGAGCTACGTCCTCAGCGGCAAGCGGTCGATCTCGACCGGCACCCGGGAGCGCGTCGAACGCAGCATCCAGCAGCTCGGCTACCACCCGAACGCGGGCGCACGCGCCCTGGCCAGCAGCAGATCCAACGTCATCGCGCTGATGATGCCGCTGCGCACCGACATGTACGTACCGGTGATGATGGAGATCGCCATCGCCGTCGCCACCACGGCCCGCGCCCACGGCTACGACGTACTGCTCCTGACCGGCGACGAGGGCCCCCAGACCGTGCGCCGCGTCACCGCCAGCGGACTCGCCGACGCCATGATCCTCATGGACGTCGAACTGGACGACGAGCGGCTCCCGCTGCTGCGCGACAGCCCGCGGCCCGCCGTCCTCATCGGGCTGCCCGCCGACACCTCCGGACTCACCTGCGTGGACCTCGACTTCGTCGCGACGGGCGCGCTCTGCGTGGAGCACCTGGCCGGGCTCGGCCACCGCGACATCGCCGTCATCGGCGAGGCACCCGCCGTCTACGAACGGCACACCGGCTTCGCCGAACGCACCCTCGACGGGCTGCGCGGCAAGGCCCGCGAACTGGGCGTGCGGCTGCTGCACCGGCCCTGCGAGGCGGGGTACGGGCCGACATCGGCCACCCTCGCCCGGGTCTTCGACGAGCGGCCGGGCACCACGGGCTTCGTGGTGCAGAACGAGTCGGCCGTGGAGCCGCTGCTCGGACTGCTGCGCCAGCAGGGCAGGGCGGTCCCCGAGGACGTGTCGGTGATCGCGGTCTGCCCGGACCAGGTGGCCTTGCAGGCATCGGTGCGGCTCACCTCGGTCTCCATCCCCGCCGAGGAGATGGGGCGCAGAGCCGTGGAGCGCATCGTCGCCAAGCTGGCGGGGCAGGGCGAGGACGACGTCACGCTGATCGCCCCGGAACTGACGGTGCGGGCCAGCTCGGGAAGCGCCCCGGCCTGACCCGCACCCGCCCGCGGGGCCGGCCTCTCAGCGGACCTGTCTCCGCCCCGGGGGGGGGGAAAGGTCGCCTCGGCCGGGCAGAGGGGGCGCATTCGCGTTTCGCTACTGTTCGGAGTCCCATCACTCCTGAGGGTGATATTCCGTTATGGCTCCGGGCTGCTTCTCTACTGAGGTCCCGCTGAGGCAGACACTCCCGATCGGAGTACTGAATGAGGCTGTCCGCCCGCTGCGCCTACGTAGCGCTGCTCCTGCTGCTCCCCCTCACCGCCGTCCCGGCCTCGGCCGCCGAACCGAGCCCGAAGGAGCCGGCGCGCTCCGCCCCCGCACCCCTGCGGACCACGTCGGCGCCCATCCCGGACCAGTACATCGTCACCCTGAAGCCCGACACCCCCTCGACGGCCACCCAGATCACCCAGCAGGTCGGCGCCACCGCGCTCCACGAGTACCAGCGGGTGCTGCGCGGCTTCGCGGCCAAGCTCGACGCGAAGCAGCTCGCGGCCGTGCGCGGCCTTCCCGAGGTGGCGGCCGTCGAGCAGGACGCGACGATCACCGCGACCCCGCTTCGCGCGGACCGTGTCCCGGCCGCCAGCTGGGGCCTGGACCGCATCGACCAGCCCTACCTCCCGCTCGACCGGCAGTTCAACGTCAACAGCACCGGCGCCGGCGCCACGGCGTACATCTTCGACACCGGCATCGACTACCGGCACGCGGAGTTCGGCGGCCGCGCCGTGCCCGGCTTCGACGCGATGGGCGACGGCAGGAACGGCCAGGACTGCAACGGCCACGGCACGCATGTCGCGGGCACCGTTGGCGGGGCGAACTACGGAGTCGCCCGGCAGGCGCGGCTGGTCAGCGTCCGCGTCCTCGGCTGCGACGGCAGGGGATCGTACTCCGGCATGATCGCCGGCTTCGACTGGGTGGCGCAGCACGCCCGGCAGCCCGCGGTCCTCAACGGCTCCCTCGGCGGCCCGCGCAGCGACGCCGTCAACCGGGCCGCGACCGCGCTCTCGGACCGCGGCGTCCTGCCGGTGGTCGCGGCGGGCAACGACGCGGTCGACGCGTGCAACGTCTCTCCCGCGAGCGCCGACCGGGTCCTCACCGTCGGGGCGACCGACCCCCAGGACCAGCAGGCGAGCTTCTCCAACCACGGCCGCTGCCTGGACATGTACGCCCCCGGCACCGGCATCATCTCGGCCAGGCTCGGCGGCGGCAGCGTGGCGCTGGACGGCACGTCCATGGCCAGTCCGCACGTCGCCGGTGTCGCCACCCTCCTCAAGGCGCGCTACCCCTCGGCGACCTCCGCCCAGGTGTACTCCTGGGTGGTCGACAAGTCGGTGAAGGGCATCCTCTCGGTGTCTCCCGCCTCTCCCAACCGCCTGGTGCAGACCGCCGGGCTCTGACAGCGCGCGGGCGACCTCACCGGCCCTCGACCCGGTGGGGCCGCCCCGGCGCCTCCTCCAGGACGGCCACCCCGTACCGCCCCAGCGTGACAGTCCCCTCGGCCGGCTCACCGCTCAGCAGCTCGCGGTACCGCCCCGGCACCGCGACGCTCACCTCACCGCGGCCGTGGTGCAGGAGGAACAGCAGGTCGCCGCGGCGCACGGCCTCCACTTCCCGGGGGAGGCCATCGAGGGGAGGCCGTACGCCTGCCCGTGCCGCGGCCCGGGCCAGCAGATCGCGCAGGGCGGTCGGCTCGGGGAGCGTGGAGACGTACCAGGCGCGGCCCCGGCGGAGCACCGCGGGGAGCCCGTCGAGTTCACCGCCCCGGTAGCGGGCCTCCACGCCCGCGTCGTCCCCGGCGGTCAGCTCCTCCGACCAGAGGGTGCCGGTGAACTCGCCGCAGTCGACGCTCTCCTCGTCCTCCAGCGGCCACCACTCGTGCACGGTCCGGATGCCGAGGAGCGCCCGCAGCCGGGCGTCCATGCCGCCGGGGCGCACCCGGTCGTCGCCGTCGGCCACCCCCGTGAAGAAGCCGCAGACGAGGGTGCCGCCCCGGCGTACGTACGCGACGAGGTTGTCGATCGCGGGGTCGGTGAGGAGATAGAGGTGCGGGACGACGACCATGCCGTACGCCGACAGGTCGTGCTCGGGGTGGGCGAAGCCGGTCGTGAGGTGCGCCTCCCACAGGGCCGCGTGCCAGGCGCCGAGCATCTGGGCGTGGTCGAGGCGGGCAGAGGGGCGGCCGTCCTGCTGCCCCGCCCACCAGGAGTCCCAGTCGTGCAGGACCGCCACCTCGGCGCTCACGCGGGCGCCGCTCACCCGTGGGCCGACGCGGGCGAGTTCCGCGCCGAGGCGCTTGACCTCCTGGAAGACGCGGCCCTCCGTGCCCGCGTGGCCGAGCATCCCGGAGTGGAACTTCTCGGCGCCCTGGCGTGACTGCCGCCACTGGAAGTAGCAGACCGCGTCGGCGCCGCGCGCCACGGCCTGCCAGGACCAGAGGCGGTTGAGGCCGGCCGGCTTCGGGTGGTTCACGCCGCGCCAGTTGACCGGGCCCGCCGCCTGCTCCATCAGCATCCAGGGGCCGCCGCCCGCCTGGGAGCGGGTGAGGTCCTGGACGAGCGCCCCGTGCCGCCCGCCGAGCGGGTCCCTCGGGTCGGGGTAGAGGTCGACCGAGACGACGTCCTCCTGCCCGGCCCACTTCCAGCCGTCCTGGCCCTGCCACAGCGGCATGAAGTTGGTGGTGACCGGCAGGTGCGGGGTGTGGGCGCGGACGATGTCGCGCTCGGCGAGGTAGCACTCGAGGAGGGCGTCCGATGTGAAGCGCTTGAAGTCGAGGACCTGCGTGGGGTTCTTCATGTAGTGGGCGCGGCGGGGCGGCAGGATCTCCTCCCAGGCGTCGTAGCTCTGGCCCCAGAAGGCGGTGCCCCAAGTCGAATTGAGCGCGTCGAGCGTGCCGTACCTCGCCCGGAGCCAGCGGCGGAACGCGGCGGCCGCCGTCTCGCCCCAGTCGTAGGTGCAGTACTCGTTGTTGATGTGCCACATCGTGAGCGCCGGGTGGCGGGCGTACCGCGCGGCCAGGTCCTGAGTGATGGCGGCGGCGAAGCGGCGGTAGGCGGCGCTGGAGTGCGCGAAGTGCTGGCGCGAGCCCCACCACTCCACCTGGCCGTCCTCGTCGCGCGGCAGCGTCTCGGGGTGGAGCCGGCCGAGCCACGGCGGGGGAGCGGAGGTCGGCGTGGCGAGGACGACACCGACGCCATGCTCGTGCATCAGGTCCATCAGCCGGTCGAGCCAGCCGAACTCCCGGGCGCCTGGCCGGGGTTCGAGCTTCGCCCAGGAGAAGACGCCGAGCGTGACGGAGTTGACCCCGGCCTCCCGCATCAGCCGCGCGTCCTGCGTCCAGACCTCCTCGGGCCATTGCTCGGGGTTGTAGTCGCCGCCGAACAGGATCCGGCCGCGGGTGGAGTCGTGGAGGGAAGGCATCGAGGGGTTCAGCCCTTCGCTGTATCGGCGGGTCAGCCCTTCACTGCGCCGGTGAGCATGCCCTGCTTGAAATGCCGCTGCACGAACGGCGAGAGGACGGCGACCGGCAGCAGCGCGAGGACCATCACGGCCATCTGGATGGCGAGCGGTGACAGATGCCCGGTGTTGATCGCCTGGCTGAGGCCGGTCGGCCGCTGCTGCTTGATCACCAGCTGCTGCATGACGTTCTGGAGCGGCATCATGTCCGGGTCGCTGAGGTAGATCGAGGCGTTGAACCAGGCGCTCCAGTACCCCACCGCGTAGAAGAGCGTGATCACCGCGAGCACCGCACGGGACAGCGGCATGACGATCCGCCACAGGATGCGCAGGTCCCCGGCCCCGTCGATGCGGGCGCTCTCGATCAGCTCCTGGGCCGTGCCCATGAAGAACGCCCGCAGCACGAGGATGTTGAAGACGTTCAGCGCGCTCGGCAGGATCAGCGACAGATACGTGTCCGTGAGCCCGAGGCCCTGCACCACCAGATACGTCGGGATCAGCCCGGCCCCGAAGAACATCGTGGCGACGATCAGCAGCAGGATCGGGCGGTGCAGCACGGACCCCGGGCGGGAGAGGCCGTACGCGCACAGGACGGACACCACCATGCTGAAGAGCGTGCCGACGACCGTGACGCCCACGCTGACGAGCGTGGCCCGCGAGACCTGGCCGCCGCCGAGCAGCTCCTGGTAGTGGATGAAGGTGACGCCGCGGGGGATCACCACCAGGCCGCCCGTCTCGGTGATCGTCTTCACCGAGGAGAGGCTGGTGACGACCACGACCCACACCGGGAAGAGGACGGCCAGGCAGACCAGGGTCAGCGTCACGCCCTTGGTGGCGAGCCCGGCCCTGGTCGGCGGCTCCTCCCACACCGGGCGCAGCCCGGACCTGCTGCCCGGCTCGATGCCGAAGTTGAGCACGCTCACCGCTTGTACACCCCCTGTTCGCCCATGAGGTGGGCGGCCTTGTTGGCGCCGAGCACCATCAGGAGGCCGAAGACACCCTTGACGATGCCGATGGCGGCGCCGTAGCCGAAGTTGCCGTTGTCGAGACCGGTGTTCCACACGTACGTGTCCAGGACCTCGGAGGCCGTGGGGCCCACCGCGGTGCGCTGGAGCAGGATCTGTTCGAAGCCGACCGTGAGCGCGTTGCCGACCTGGAGGACGAGCAGCAGGGCCACGACCGGGCGCAGGGCGGGCAGTTGGATGTGCCAGATGCGCCGCCAGCGGCTCGCGCCGTCCATCGCGGCGGCCTCGTACAGATCGGGGCTGACCGCGGCGAGAGCGGCGAGGAAGACGATGACGCCCCAGCCCGCGTCCTTCCAGATCACCTCGAAGGTGATCAGGAACTTGAACAGGCCCGGGTCGGTCATCAGGTCGAAGCCCTCGTGGCCGTGGTCGCGCAGCACCTGCGCGATGAGGCCGGCGCCGCCGAACATCTGCTGGAAGACCGTGATGACGAGCACCCAGGAGAAGAAGTGCGGGAGGTAGAGGATCGCCTGGGCCACGGCCCGCACCCGGGGGCGCACGAAGCTGTTGATGAAGAGCGCGAGCAGCACCGGGACCGGGAAGAACAGCGTCAGCTGGATCACGAAGATGGCGAGGGTGTTGCGGACCGCCTGCCAGAACAGCCGGTCCTCGGCCATGTGCCGGAAGTGCTCGAAGCCGATCCAGGGGCTCTGCGACATCGCCTGGAAGGCGTTGTCCGCGATGTAGGGGTCGTAGTCCTGGAAGGCGACCACGTTGCCGATCAGCGGTACGTAGTTGAAGACGAGCAGGAGCAGCAGCGCGGGCAGCACCATCAGGAGCAGCACGCGGTCCCGGCGCAGCCGGTGGCGGAGCGGGACACGGGGCACGGAGTCCTTGGCGGGGGGCGCCGCACCGGCGGGTGCGGGCGGCCGCTCGGCGGCGGCGCGGGGGCGAGCCGTGCTCTGCGCCATGTCAGGACGCCGCGTCGCCGGTCGCCCCTGCGTCCCCTGTCTGATCGAGCAGCTTCTTGTACCAGTCGCGCAGCTTGTCGCCGCCGCCCGACTTCCAGTCCGAAGCGGCCTGTCGCATGTCGGATACCTTCTTGCGGCCCCGCACGATGTCCTTCTCCAGGTCCTCGAACTCGGCGTTCAGCTCGGTGTACCGCGTCGGCTCGATGATCATCATGCCGTGGAAGAGCGGCTTCTTCGTGTGCGCGCCCTGGCGCTGCTGCCATCCGACCATGCCCCGGGTGACGTCCGGCAGATCGGCGTACGCGATGAAGGGCGCGGGCGATGCCAGGTACTCGTACGTCGAGAAGACCTCGTTGTTGCCCTTGCCGTTCTTGGTGAGGACGCCGTCCGTCAGGGTGTGGTGGACGCCCTCGACGCCGTACATCCGCAGCCGCTGCTCCTTCGAACCGTAGGGCGCGGCCGTGAAGTTGGCGAGGGCGAGGATGTCGCGGACGGTCTTCTCGTCGGCCTTCTCGCTGATGAACGTCCAGATGTCGGCGGGCGGGCGCGCGTACAGCGTCGGCGCTCCGCCGTCGGGCGCGAAGTAGTCGAAGGCCTCCATGCGGAACCTCTTGTCGTCCACGCGCTGCACGGCGGCCTTGCCGTACCAGTCGGAGAGGTCCTGGCAGTACATCCAGACCTTGCCCGCCGCGCACAGGTCGCCGATGCTGCCGGTCTCCGCCTTCGCGTCGGGGTGGACGAAGCCCGCCGAGTAGAGCTTGCGGGACCACTCCAGGGCTTCGAGGTACTCGTCGGTCTCGTAGCGGTTGACCAGCTTGCCGTCGACGAGCTTCCAGTAGTACGGCTTCTCCGGCAGCACCCCGAAGATGTGCCAGGCGGCCCAGCTCATGTCGCCGCACGCCCACACCTTGCTCCTGGGGGCGTTCAGCTGCTTGCACAGGTCGTAGAACTCCTCGGCGCTGGTCGGCGCCTTCAGCCCCTCCTTCTCGAAGAGGTCCGTGCGGTAGAAGGGCGCGATGTTCGGGGTGGTGGCGGAGGGCATCGGCAGGCCGCGCAGCTTTCCGCCGAAGACCGAGCGCTGCCAGGCGCCGGTCGGGATCGCGGCGAGGTTCGGGTACTCCTTGACCTTGTCGCCGCTCAGGTAGGGGCCGAGGTCGGCGAACTTGTTGGCGATGGCGCTCGGGATCTTGCCGGTCAGCTCCCAGCCGGGCACGACCACCGCGTCCGGCACGCCGCTGGAGGCGAGGACCGCGCCGAGCTTCTGGCCGTACGTGTCGCCCTGCTGGTTCTGCCACTTGACGCGGACGCCCGCGGCCTTGTCCATCGCGGTCCAGTAGGGGTTGCCCTGCTTGGGCACGTTCCCCCAGATCGGCGACATGACGGTGAACTCGCCGCCCTTGCCGAGCCGTTCGGGCACCGACGTCTTGAGCTCGGCCGCG is a genomic window containing:
- a CDS encoding LacI family DNA-binding transcriptional regulator; the protein is MVTLAEVARHAGVSASTVSYVLSGKRSISTGTRERVERSIQQLGYHPNAGARALASSRSNVIALMMPLRTDMYVPVMMEIAIAVATTARAHGYDVLLLTGDEGPQTVRRVTASGLADAMILMDVELDDERLPLLRDSPRPAVLIGLPADTSGLTCVDLDFVATGALCVEHLAGLGHRDIAVIGEAPAVYERHTGFAERTLDGLRGKARELGVRLLHRPCEAGYGPTSATLARVFDERPGTTGFVVQNESAVEPLLGLLRQQGRAVPEDVSVIAVCPDQVALQASVRLTSVSIPAEEMGRRAVERIVAKLAGQGEDDVTLIAPELTVRASSGSAPA
- a CDS encoding carbohydrate ABC transporter permease, whose protein sequence is MSVLNFGIEPGSRSGLRPVWEEPPTRAGLATKGVTLTLVCLAVLFPVWVVVVTSLSSVKTITETGGLVVIPRGVTFIHYQELLGGGQVSRATLVSVGVTVVGTLFSMVVSVLCAYGLSRPGSVLHRPILLLIVATMFFGAGLIPTYLVVQGLGLTDTYLSLILPSALNVFNILVLRAFFMGTAQELIESARIDGAGDLRILWRIVMPLSRAVLAVITLFYAVGYWSAWFNASIYLSDPDMMPLQNVMQQLVIKQQRPTGLSQAINTGHLSPLAIQMAVMVLALLPVAVLSPFVQRHFKQGMLTGAVKG
- a CDS encoding glycoside hydrolase family 48 protein, translated to MRSFPEPGESRPELSRRRVLAIGAAAAAIPVAAGLGPAGQAAHAREVSAAATPYEQRFLDLYGKITNPANGYFSPEGIPYHSVETLIVEAPDHGHETTSEAYSYLIWLQAMYGKVTGDWTRFNSAWETMEKFMIPTRADQPTNSFYNAAKPATYAPERDTPAQYPAPLDPSVAAGSDPLAAELRSAYGTDDIYGMHWLQDVDNTYGLGGAGTAPTYINTFQRGPQESVWETVPHPCRDDFTHGGRNGYLDLFTGDASYARQWKFTNAPDADARAVQAAYWAHKWATAQGKQGQVAATVAKAAKMGDYLRYALFDKYFKKVGDCTSPSGCAPGGGKNSAHYLLSWYYAWGGALDTSAGWAWRIGCSHSHGGYQNPLAAHALSSYAPLAPKSATGRADWAQSLKRQLEFYRWLQSAEGAIAGGATNSWQGRYATPPAGTPTFYGMYYDEKPVYHDPPSNQWFGFQAWSMERVAAYYHQTGAADAKAVLDKWVTWALAHTSVNSDGSYLFPSTLSWSGQPDTWNPSRPGANSGLHVSVVDRTNDVGVAGAYARTLVYYAARAGHARARATAKALLDGMWSHHQDARGVAVPEKRADYNRFDDAVYVPNGWSGRMPNGDAVNSTSDFTSIRSFYKKDPDWPKVQAYLSGGNAPTFTYHRFWAQVDVALALGAYAELLES
- a CDS encoding extracellular solute-binding protein, whose amino-acid sequence is MTPNSPSTGSGPHSTGSGPNRRTFLASSGLAVLAVAGGAPLLTACGGGGSKNEGTTTGKKLKDLLPAYVASDLVSPDIPAKNGSAAGFTKALPAAELKTSVPERLGKGGEFTVMSPIWGNVPKQGNPYWTAMDKAAGVRVKWQNQQGDTYGQKLGAVLASSGVPDAVVVPGWELTGKIPSAIANKFADLGPYLSGDKVKEYPNLAAIPTGAWQRSVFGGKLRGLPMPSATTPNIAPFYRTDLFEKEGLKAPTSAEEFYDLCKQLNAPRSKVWACGDMSWAAWHIFGVLPEKPYYWKLVDGKLVNRYETDEYLEALEWSRKLYSAGFVHPDAKAETGSIGDLCAAGKVWMYCQDLSDWYGKAAVQRVDDKRFRMEAFDYFAPDGGAPTLYARPPADIWTFISEKADEKTVRDILALANFTAAPYGSKEQRLRMYGVEGVHHTLTDGVLTKNGKGNNEVFSTYEYLASPAPFIAYADLPDVTRGMVGWQQRQGAHTKKPLFHGMMIIEPTRYTELNAEFEDLEKDIVRGRKKVSDMRQAASDWKSGGGDKLRDWYKKLLDQTGDAGATGDAAS
- a CDS encoding S8 family peptidase, which encodes MRLSARCAYVALLLLLPLTAVPASAAEPSPKEPARSAPAPLRTTSAPIPDQYIVTLKPDTPSTATQITQQVGATALHEYQRVLRGFAAKLDAKQLAAVRGLPEVAAVEQDATITATPLRADRVPAASWGLDRIDQPYLPLDRQFNVNSTGAGATAYIFDTGIDYRHAEFGGRAVPGFDAMGDGRNGQDCNGHGTHVAGTVGGANYGVARQARLVSVRVLGCDGRGSYSGMIAGFDWVAQHARQPAVLNGSLGGPRSDAVNRAATALSDRGVLPVVAAGNDAVDACNVSPASADRVLTVGATDPQDQQASFSNHGRCLDMYAPGTGIISARLGGGSVALDGTSMASPHVAGVATLLKARYPSATSAQVYSWVVDKSVKGILSVSPASPNRLVQTAGL
- a CDS encoding ABC transporter permease subunit; translated protein: MAQSTARPRAAAERPPAPAGAAPPAKDSVPRVPLRHRLRRDRVLLLMVLPALLLLLVFNYVPLIGNVVAFQDYDPYIADNAFQAMSQSPWIGFEHFRHMAEDRLFWQAVRNTLAIFVIQLTLFFPVPVLLALFINSFVRPRVRAVAQAILYLPHFFSWVLVITVFQQMFGGAGLIAQVLRDHGHEGFDLMTDPGLFKFLITFEVIWKDAGWGVIVFLAALAAVSPDLYEAAAMDGASRWRRIWHIQLPALRPVVALLLVLQVGNALTVGFEQILLQRTAVGPTASEVLDTYVWNTGLDNGNFGYGAAIGIVKGVFGLLMVLGANKAAHLMGEQGVYKR
- a CDS encoding beta-galactosidase; translated protein: MPSLHDSTRGRILFGGDYNPEQWPEEVWTQDARLMREAGVNSVTLGVFSWAKLEPRPGAREFGWLDRLMDLMHEHGVGVVLATPTSAPPPWLGRLHPETLPRDEDGQVEWWGSRQHFAHSSAAYRRFAAAITQDLAARYARHPALTMWHINNEYCTYDWGETAAAAFRRWLRARYGTLDALNSTWGTAFWGQSYDAWEEILPPRRAHYMKNPTQVLDFKRFTSDALLECYLAERDIVRAHTPHLPVTTNFMPLWQGQDGWKWAGQEDVVSVDLYPDPRDPLGGRHGALVQDLTRSQAGGGPWMLMEQAAGPVNWRGVNHPKPAGLNRLWSWQAVARGADAVCYFQWRQSRQGAEKFHSGMLGHAGTEGRVFQEVKRLGAELARVGPRVSGARVSAEVAVLHDWDSWWAGQQDGRPSARLDHAQMLGAWHAALWEAHLTTGFAHPEHDLSAYGMVVVPHLYLLTDPAIDNLVAYVRRGGTLVCGFFTGVADGDDRVRPGGMDARLRALLGIRTVHEWWPLEDEESVDCGEFTGTLWSEELTAGDDAGVEARYRGGELDGLPAVLRRGRAWYVSTLPEPTALRDLLARAAARAGVRPPLDGLPREVEAVRRGDLLFLLHHGRGEVSVAVPGRYRELLSGEPAEGTVTLGRYGVAVLEEAPGRPHRVEGR